Part of the Meiothermus sp. QL-1 genome is shown below.
CTCGAGGTGGCGCCACAGGGTCTGGCCCAGCTCCTCGATGGCCTTGCGGCTGCCCGTCACCAAAAGCGGGTTGCTGTGGCCGTCGTAGAGGTAGAGCACCCGGATGGGGAAGAGGAAGTAGGCCAGAAGGGCCAGACCCCCAACCAGCAGCGCGCCATACTCCAAAAGCCCTGGGCTGAGCCGCAGCAGCGCCGGCAGGTCGAGCCAGCCCAGCGAGCGCAGAAGGAGGCTGGTAAAGCCCACAAAGAGTCCAACCAGGCCCAGGGCCAGAAGCCATTCGCGCATCAGGAAGCTCTGCTCGAGCCGGGTAAGCCGCGGCAGGTAGAGCCGGATGGTGACGGCCCTGTTTTGGAAGGAAAGCCAGCCAGCTTCGATGGCAGCAGCTTTGAACCGAGCGTTGGCAGCGGTGTAGCGGTGGGCTAGGGTAACCTTGGACATGCTTCCTCCTCATCAAGCTGGGCTACAATTTACGCAATGCGCGCGGGGTTGTTCCGCCTCTGGGCCGACCGCCCGGTAGCCCGCACCGTGGCGGTGCTGACCGCGCTTAACCTGCTCACGGTTCTCATCTTCACCCTGCTGGTGCCCCCACGCCCCATCACCCTGCCCCCGGAGCTGCCCTGGCAGGACCCGGTTCAGGTGGCCTGGCGGGTGGGGGCGGCGCTGGGGCTGATGGGCCTGGTGCTTTGGGCCCTGCGCCCGGGGCGGCGCACGCTGGGCGAGGGGCTGCTTTTGGGAGGGGTGGGGCTTTTGGTGGTGGTCTGGCTTAGCCAGAACTACCTGCCCTTCCTGGCTCTGGGCCTCATCCCGGTGGTGGCCCGGTACTGGCTGCCCTTGTGGGCGGTGATGGGGTTGGTGCTGGGGTTGGTGGGGTTTTCGGTCTGGTGGGCCCGGCACGAGCCCTTGCAGATTACCTTCGAGATTCTCTCGAGCGAAGGGCCCCAGGGCAATGCGGCTTGGAGCGCGGTGCAGACCCCGGCGGAGTACCCCAACCTGGCCCTGGCTTTTTTCGTCTTCATCACCCTTCTGTATGCGGGGTACGCCCTCTTCACCCTGGAGATGCTCATTCGGGAGACCCGGGCCCGGGAGGAGCTGGAGCGCACCCGACGGGAGCTGGAGGAGGCCTCGCGCCAGGCGGGGGTTCTAGAGGAGCGCCAGCGGCTGGCCCGCGAGATTCACGATACCCTGGCCCAGGGGTTCGCCAGCATCGTGTTGCAGCTCGAGGCCGCCGAGATGGCCACCGAGCGGGAGGCCCCCGTGCGCCCCTACCTCGAGCAGGCCCAGGCTGCGGCCCGCGAGGGGCTTTCCGAGGCCCGCCGCATGGTCCATGCCCTGCGCCCGGAGATCCTGGAGAACAGCACCTTGCTCGAGGCCCTTCACCGCCTGGTGCGGCGCTTTGAGCAGGAGAGCGGTATTAGGGCCCAGTTCAACTTCTCCGGGGAGCCCAAGGCCCTTCCCTCCGCGCTGGAGGTGAGTCTGCTGCGCATCGCCCAGGAGGCGCTGGCGAATGTTCGCAAACACGCCCAGGCCCGCCAGGTCACCATGACGCTGTCGTACCTGGGGGACATGGTTCTGCTGGACGTGCAGGACGATGGGGTGGGCCTGCTGCCCGCCTCGGCGGGGGGGTTTGGCCTACGCTTCATGCGGGAACGGGTGGAGGCGCTGGGGGGTCAGATGACGGTGGAGAGCGAGCCGGGCCACGGCACCACCCTGGCCTTCTGCCTTCCGCTCTTTCCCCGGACCGAGCAGGCGGAGCTGGTATGAACCGGATTCGCATCCTCTTGGCTGATGACCATCCGGTGGTGCGGGCTGGGCTTTTGGGGCTCCTCTCCTCCCAGCCCGATTTTGAGGTGGTGGGGGAGGCGGCCGATGGACAGGAGGTGCTGGAGGCGGTGGAGCGGCTTGCGCCCCGGGTGGTGCTGATGGACTTGCGGATGCCCCGGCTCGACGGGGTGAGCGCCATCCGGCAGATCCGGGCCCGCTTTCCCCAGGTGGAGGTGCTGGTGCTCACCACCTACGACACCGACCGCGACATTCTGCGGGCCATCGAGGCCGGGGCTACCGGCTACCTCCTCAAGGACGTTCCCCGCGAGGAGCTTTTCCGGGCGGTGCGGCTTTGCGCTCGAGGGGAGTCGGTGCTCTCGCCCCCGGTGGCCGCGCGCCTGCTGGGTCGGATGCGGGGGCCTGTGGAGGAGAACCTTTCGGTGCGGGAGATCGAGGTGCTCTCCTTGGTGGCCAAGGGGCTTTCCAACAAGGAGATTGCCCGAAAGCTCAAGATCAGCGAGGCCACGGTCAAGACCCATCTGCTCCACACCTTCAGCAAGCTGGGGGTCGACGACCGCACCGCCGCGGTGACGGTGGCGCTCGAGCGGGGCATTTTGCGGCTGGAAGGCTGATTCAGCGGGGACGGTCCAGGAGCTGGTAGAAGCCTCGGGCGTTGTGCAGGTAGTGGGCCAGGATGCCCGGGATCAGGCTGCCGGTGAGGTGGTAGGCCGCCCCGAACAGAAGCCCCCCGCAGAAAATGAAGAGGGGATAGACCCAGGCCTTGCGGTCGGGCACCGGGTGGAAGGCGGCGAAGACCGCGGCTTGCAAAACCACCCCCATCCAGCCGCCGAAGAGCACGTTTTGAACAGCGCCTCGGAAGAAGACCTCCTCGGCCACCCCCGAGGCCAGGGCCAGCACCAGCGCCTGGTGGTGGGTGATGCCCTGGCTGCGCATCAGCAGGCCGAGCTGGGCGTGCAGGGCCTCGGAGGCGCGGAAACTCTTGGGGAAAAGCCGAGCAAAGGCGGCCTCCAGGCCCATCAGGGCGTAAAAAAGCAGCAAGAAGGCCAGGCTGTCGCGTAAAGGATCGGGGCTTCGCAGGAAAGGGTAGCCGGCCAGCCCCATCCAGAGCGCGCCAAAGCCCAGCAGCCCGCCCTGGACGAGGAGCATGAGGCGGAACATACAGGGGCCTCAAAGTCCTCCGTTGCCGATATTAAAGCCCTGCTCGAGCAGCCTGCGCGAGTAGGCCCGGAAGGCCAGCAGGGTCTGGGTGCGCTCGATGCCCTTAAGCTTGCGCAGCCCCAGGGTCACGATATCGTCGAGCTGTTCGAAGTCTTTGAAGCGCAGAATGGCCACCAGGTCCCACTCGCCGGTGACCGAGTAGACCTCCGCCACCCCGGGGATTTCGGCCACTGCCTCGGCGGTCTCGGCGGTGGACTCGCGGCTGGTCTGGATAAGCACGAACGCGGTGATCATGCCTGGATGATACCCCTAGCCCTGGGGGTTGTGGGCGGTCTCCAAAACGAGCTTGGGCCTGAAGCGCAGCGCATCGGCAGCGACGAAGTGCAGGGGAATGCCGTCCCAGCTCGGAGGAAGCCGGGTGGGGTCGGCCCCATGCAGGTGTCCGTAGACCACGCAGGTGGGCCGGTAGCGTTCGATGAGCTCGGTGAAGCCGGTGGGGCCGCCGGTGGGGCCAAAGGGGGGGTAGTGCATGGCCAGCACCAGGTGGTCGTAGTGCTGGTTTTTGAGGCTTTTGAGCGAAAGTTGCAGCCTTTCTACCTCGCGCTTGTAGATTTTTTCGTCCTCCGGGGTGAAGTGGTAGCTGCCCGGGGTATCCCAGCCGCGGCTGCCGGCCACAGCCAGGTTCCCGATGACCAGAGCGTCGTTCTGCAGGGCATGCATCCGGGGGGGGAGGGCCTGGCGCAAACGGCTGATGGAGGGCCACCAGTAGTCGTGGTTGCCGCGCAGCAGGACCTTGCGCCCAGGAAGCCGGGCCAGGTCCTCCAGGTCGGCCATGGCCTCAGGCAGCTTCATGGCCCAGGAGATGTCCCCTGCCACAATCACCAGGTCGTCCTCGCCCACCACCCTGCGCCACTCCTCGAAGACCGCCTCGGGGTGGCCGGCCCACTCCGGTCCAAAGATGTTCATGGGCTTGGGCTGGGCCTTAGAGAGGTGGATGTCGGCGATGGCGAAGACGCGCATAAGGGCTCTGCCTTAGTTGTTATGCTGAGGGCGTGACGTTTAACTTCCGAAAGCCCCTCAAACCTGTCCTGCGCAAAGCATACACCGAGCCTGCCCATAGTGCCCTGGAGCTTCAGCGCCGCCTGGGAAAAGACCGGGTGCTTTTAGGGCTGGCTGAGCGGCGCAACTACGCCTACGACGGCATCGTCGTAGGGGCCATCCCGGCCTTGGTGGTGCTGCCCAGGAGCACCGCTGAGGTGGTGGAGGTGGTGCGTTTTGCCCGGCAGGTGGGGCTTCCCCTGGTGGCCCGGGGGGCCGCCAGCGGGCTTTCCGGGGGTGCGGTGCCCCTGGGGGCCTCCATCGTGGTTGCCTTCACCCGCATGACCGGTTTTCGGATCGACCCCCAAGCCCGCCGGGCGGTGGTTCAGCCTGGGGTGGTCACAGCCCGGCTGGCCGAGGCGGCCAGGCCCTACGGCCTCACCTATCCTCCCGACCCGGCCTCCTTCCGCACCAGCACCCTGGGGGGCA
Proteins encoded:
- a CDS encoding metallophosphoesterase, coding for MRVFAIADIHLSKAQPKPMNIFGPEWAGHPEAVFEEWRRVVGEDDLVIVAGDISWAMKLPEAMADLEDLARLPGRKVLLRGNHDYWWPSISRLRQALPPRMHALQNDALVIGNLAVAGSRGWDTPGSYHFTPEDEKIYKREVERLQLSLKSLKNQHYDHLVLAMHYPPFGPTGGPTGFTELIERYRPTCVVYGHLHGADPTRLPPSWDGIPLHFVAADALRFRPKLVLETAHNPQG
- a CDS encoding Lrp/AsnC ligand binding domain-containing protein → MITAFVLIQTSRESTAETAEAVAEIPGVAEVYSVTGEWDLVAILRFKDFEQLDDIVTLGLRKLKGIERTQTLLAFRAYSRRLLEQGFNIGNGGL
- a CDS encoding response regulator transcription factor, producing MNRIRILLADDHPVVRAGLLGLLSSQPDFEVVGEAADGQEVLEAVERLAPRVVLMDLRMPRLDGVSAIRQIRARFPQVEVLVLTTYDTDRDILRAIEAGATGYLLKDVPREELFRAVRLCARGESVLSPPVAARLLGRMRGPVEENLSVREIEVLSLVAKGLSNKEIARKLKISEATVKTHLLHTFSKLGVDDRTAAVTVALERGILRLEG
- a CDS encoding sensor histidine kinase codes for the protein MRAGLFRLWADRPVARTVAVLTALNLLTVLIFTLLVPPRPITLPPELPWQDPVQVAWRVGAALGLMGLVLWALRPGRRTLGEGLLLGGVGLLVVVWLSQNYLPFLALGLIPVVARYWLPLWAVMGLVLGLVGFSVWWARHEPLQITFEILSSEGPQGNAAWSAVQTPAEYPNLALAFFVFITLLYAGYALFTLEMLIRETRAREELERTRRELEEASRQAGVLEERQRLAREIHDTLAQGFASIVLQLEAAEMATEREAPVRPYLEQAQAAAREGLSEARRMVHALRPEILENSTLLEALHRLVRRFEQESGIRAQFNFSGEPKALPSALEVSLLRIAQEALANVRKHAQARQVTMTLSYLGDMVLLDVQDDGVGLLPASAGGFGLRFMRERVEALGGQMTVESEPGHGTTLAFCLPLFPRTEQAELV
- a CDS encoding CPBP family intramembrane glutamic endopeptidase, producing the protein MLLVQGGLLGFGALWMGLAGYPFLRSPDPLRDSLAFLLLFYALMGLEAAFARLFPKSFRASEALHAQLGLLMRSQGITHHQALVLALASGVAEEVFFRGAVQNVLFGGWMGVVLQAAVFAAFHPVPDRKAWVYPLFIFCGGLLFGAAYHLTGSLIPGILAHYLHNARGFYQLLDRPR